In Helianthus annuus cultivar XRQ/B chromosome 9, HanXRQr2.0-SUNRISE, whole genome shotgun sequence, the following are encoded in one genomic region:
- the LOC110877058 gene encoding uncharacterized protein LOC110877058, translating into MDSTDLAIEKHAFELYTHAISTEVRKEIYKGKLFCYIVNTEDCEEGCVYYVNQLDKRNNATNTFTVILELSNQSVSCSCNNFIRIGYLCRHIFCVYRVNNIERIPAQYVVKRWSRDVLPKSLFSIESRYGVDTRPQAAARSQILEIVTECVDALRSDVGGLSSFAEQIKELKCKLLNGGPVDDGANNDNYAAVEELLGVSLDGDVTLDNPDGIRNKGRGKRRRLSRAPQDGTSNSAVKPPKTPRLCRTCMKYVTGHDSRNCKKKKKKNKSGNEDEDEDSSSASQEST; encoded by the exons ATGGACAGTACTGACCTAGCTATTGAGAAGCATGCCTTTGAGTTGTATACACATGCAATTTCTACGGAAGTAAGAAAAGAGATATACAAGGGGAAGCTGTTTTGTTACATTGTAAACACGGAGGATTGTGAGGAAGGTTGTGTTTACTATGTGAATCAATTGGACAAACGTAACAATGCAACCAACACATTTACG GTTATACTTGAGTTGAGTAACCAGTCGGTTTCCTGTTCATGCAACAACTTCATCCGTATTGGATATTTGTGTAGGCACATTTTTTGTGTTTACCGGGTAAACAATATTGAAAGAATCCCGGCCCAGTATGTTGTTAAGCGTTGGTCTAGGGACGTGCTTCCTAAAAGTTTATTTTCTATTGAGAGTCGATATGGCGTTGACACTCGTCCACAAGCTGCTGCTAGAAGTCAGATCCTTGAGATCGTAACTGAATGTGTGGACGCATTAAGAAGCGATGTTGGAGGACTTTCCTCGTTCGCTGAGCAGATAAAGGAACTGAAATGCAAGTTACTAAATGGAGGACCAGTCGATGACGGAGCCAACAATGATAACTATGCTGCTGTTGAAGAATTGCTTGGTGTTTCTTTAGATGGGGACGTAACTCTCGACAACCCAGACGGGATCAGGAACAAAGGACGCGGCAAACGCCGGCGATTGTCTAGAGCACCTCAGGATGGAACGAGCAACTCTGCTGTCAAACCTCCCAAAACACCCAGGCTTTGCCGAACCTGTATGAAGTATGTGACTGGGCATGATTCAAGAAATtgcaagaaaaagaagaagaagaataaatCGGGTAACGAGGACGAGGACGAAGACTCAAGCTCTGCGAGCCAGGAGTCCACTTGA